Proteins encoded together in one Balaenoptera ricei isolate mBalRic1 chromosome 2, mBalRic1.hap2, whole genome shotgun sequence window:
- the LOC132360085 gene encoding basic salivary proline-rich protein 4-like: protein MRHDAMEERVPGSRTSPHRVEYHKAIAFGRGGKMSAGLSKIRVLLARPGRPRVPAHSGQGRADPGGARSRPIWTGQSEFRTVPSPGNAGRGLKGSRRPPIPQTLACVLGPDRRRLGHPVPGSPVASEPRTRRTLAHSPPEPGGGWERYFLASSLERGGPAPSHRPDVSSGGSEDLLEAKGRRVQREKPALGSLGGPPTSPWDLAPDAARKEGRCPHCPPWGLPSSNPAPFPELPTSGAPFTSGRPQPPSLCRCQLHLETSAFAIS, encoded by the exons ATGAGACATGATGCCATGGAGGAGAGGGTGCCGGGAAGTAGGACGAGCCCCCACAGGGTCGAGTACCACAAAGCCATCGCCTTTGGCAGAGGAGGAAAAATGTCCGCTGGTCTTAGCAAGATCAGGGTCTTGCTCG CGCGCCCCGGGCGCCCACGGGTGCCAGCTCACtccgggcagggcagggcagaccCCGGCGGAGCCCGGAGCCGGCCGATCTGGACTGGACAGAGCGAATTCAGGACGGTGCCGAGCCCCGGGAATGCCGGGCGTGGGCTGAAGGGATCCCGGCGCCCTCCGATCCCTCAGACTTTGGCTTGCGTGCTGGGACCGGACCGGCGTCGCCTCGGTCACCCTGTGCCCGGTTCACCTGTGGCCTCAGAGCCTCGGACCCGCCGGACCCTTGCTCATTCCCCACCAGAGCCCGGCGGGGGTTGGGAGAGATATTTCCTGGCCTCTTCTTTGGAGCGtggaggccccgccccctcccaccgTCCAGATGTCTCCAGTGGCGGCTCTGAGGACCTCCTTGAGGCCAAGGGCCGAAGGGTCCAGAGAGAGAAGCCCGCCCTAGGGAGCCTTGGGGGCCCCCCAACCTCGCCTTGGGACTTGGCCCCCGACGCTGCGCGGAAGGAAGGCCGGTGCCCCCACTGCCCCCCTTG GGGGCTGCCCTCCTCCAATCCAGCTCCCTTCCCAGAGCTACCCACATCTGGAGCCCCCTTCACATCTGGAAGACCCCAGCCACCATCCCTCTGCAGGTGTCAGTTGCATCTCGAGACCTCTGCCTTTGCAATTTCCTAG
- the INSYN1 gene encoding inhibitory synaptic factor 1 has protein sequence MNIRGTPDLGQPSDDPSSGGERERIRQRMKMVIGQLEDILRELKEVAKELREVVSQIDKLTSDFDFELEPDDWTTATVSSTSSSDKAGVGGPFDLGHLDFMTADILSDSWEFCSFLDVSTPSDSVDGPESTRPGAGPDYRLMNGGMPIPNGPRVETPDSSSEEAFSAGPVKGQLPQRTPGTRERVRFSDKVLYHALCCDDEEGDGEEEVGLSPEPPHTEAHAGPLKPSPAPYKPRRSPLTGRRSGPTLAPEQTRRVTRNSSTQTVSDKSTQTVLPYMATRQKAKGKN, from the exons ATGAACATTCGGGGCACCCCGGACCTCGGGCAGCCCAGTGACGACCCCAGCAGTGGTGGCGAGCGGGAGCGGATTCGACAGCGCATGAAGATGGTCATTGGGCAGCTGGAGGACATACTGCGGGAGCTCAAGGAGGTGGCCAAAGAGCTAAGGGAG GTGGTGAGCCAGATCGATAAGCTAACCTCGGACTTCGACTTCGAACTGGAGCCAGATGACTGGACCACAGCCACCGTGAGCAGCACCTCCAGCAGCGACAAGGCGGGCGTGGGCGGCCCCTTTGACCTGGGCCACCTGGACTTTATGACAGCTGACATCCTCTCGGATAGCTGGGAGTTCTGCTCCTTCCTGGACGTCTCCACCCCCTCAGACTCCGTGGACGGCCCCGAGTCGACCCGGCCGGGGGCTGGCCCTGACTACCGGCTCATGAATGGCGGCATGCCCATCCCCAACGGGCCCCGGGTGGAGACCCCGGACTCCTCCAGCGAGGAGGCCTTCAGCGCTGGCCCTGTGAAGGGCCAGCTGCCCCAGCGGACCCCGGGCACGCGGGAGAGGGTGCGGTTCAGCGACAAAGTGCTCTACCATGCTCTGTGCTGTGACGACGAGGAGGGGGACGGCGAGGAGGAGGTGGGCCTGTCCCCGGAGCCTCCCCACACAGAGGCCCACGCGGGCCCCCTCAAGCCCTCCCCGGCTCCCTACAAGCCGAGGCGCTCTCCACTGACTGGCCGCCGCTCAGGCCCCACCTTGGCCCCCGAGCAGACCCGAAGGGTCACAAGAAACAGCAGCACCCAAACGGTGTCAGACAAGAGCACTCAGACGGTGCTGCCCTACATGGCCACCAGACAGAAAGCCAAGGGGAAAAACTAG